Proteins encoded in a region of the Podarcis muralis chromosome 4, rPodMur119.hap1.1, whole genome shotgun sequence genome:
- the MGAT4A gene encoding alpha-1,3-mannosyl-glycoprotein 4-beta-N-acetylglucosaminyltransferase A isoform X3, with translation MRLRNGTVATALIFITSFLSLSWYTAWQNGKEKLIAYQREFHALKERLRVAEHRTLQRSSELNAILEQFRRAVAETNGSKDALSSVSDETLKLLKELTSRKALQVPNIYYHLPHLLKNEGSLRPSVQVGLGRTGETLHSLIDKLSPEEKLDCVMVVFIGETDLDYVNGVVASLEKEFSKEISSGLVEVIAPPASYYPDLTNLKETFGDSKERVRWRTKQNLDYCFLMMYAQKKGVYYIQLEDDIVVKQNYFSTIKNFALQLSSEDWMILEFSQLGFIGKMFQSPDITLIVEFIFMFYKEKPIDWLLDHILWVKVCNPEKDAKHCDRQKSNLRIRFRPSLFQHVGLHSSLAGKIQKLTDKDFLKPLLHKIHVNPPAEVSTTLKVYQGHALEKAYMGEDFFWAVTPVAGDYILFKFDKPVNVERFLFHSGNPEHPGDIFVNTTVEVLPFKSEELVLSKETKEKRLDDGYFRIGKFENGMAEGTVDPSLNPIAAVRLLVIQNSSVWAILNEIHIKKLPN, from the exons AAAAGCTGATTGCTTATCAAAGGGAATTTCATGCTTTGAAAGAACGTCTTCGCGTAGCTGAGCACCGAACCCTGCAGCGTTCTTCCGAATTAAATGCCATCTTGGAGCAGTTCAGACGGGCAGTCGCAGAAACAAATGGAAGTAAGGATGCACTGAGCAGTGTTTCAG ACGAAACGTTAAAACTGCTAAAGGAGTTAACAAGCAGGAAAGCTCTTCAAGTGCCAAATATATATTACCACTTGCCTCATTTATTGAAAAATGAAGGAAGCCTTCGACCTTCAGTGCAGGTTGGCCTTGGAAGAACCGGAG AAACTCTTCACTCACTGATTGACAAGCTGTCTCCAGAAGAGAAACTAGACTGTGTTATGGTTGTCTTCATAGGAGAG aCAGATCTTGATTATGTAAATGGCGTTGTAGCAAGCCTAGAAAAGGA GTTTTCTAAAGAAATCAGTTCTGGCTTGGTGGAAGTAATAGCTCCACCTGCATCCTACTATCCTGACTTGACAAACCTAAAAGAGACGTTTggagactcaaaagaaagagtcAG ATGGCGGACAAAGCAGAATCTGGATTATTGTTTCCTTATGATGTATGCACAGAAAAAGGGTGTTTACTACATTCAg CTTGAGGATGACATTGTTGTCAAGCAGAATTACTTCAGCACAATAAAAAATTTTGCGCTTCAGTTGTCATCCGAAGATTGGATGATTCTTGAATTTTCTCAGCTGGGATTCATTG GTAAAATGTTTCAGTCTCCAGATATTACACTCATTGTAGAGTTCATATTTATGTTTTATAAAGAGAAACCTATTGACTGGCTCTTGGATCACATTCTTTGGGTGAAAGTTTGCAACCCCGAGAAAGATGCA AAACATTGCGATAGACAAAAATCAAATCTCAGAATACGCTTCAGGCCTTCACTTTTCCAGCATGTGGGGCTGCACTCCTCCCTAGCAGGAAAGATACAGAAACTTACA GATAAAGACTTCCTGAAACCATTATTGCATAAAATTCATGTCAATCCACCTGCAGAGGTTTCTACAACTTTGAAGGTCTATCAGGGTCATGCTCTTGAAAAAGCCTACATGGGTGAAGATTTCTTTTGGGCTGttacaccagttgctggagattaTATCCTCTTTAAATTTGACAAGCCTGTCAATGTGGAAAG ATTCCTGTTCCATAGCGGCAACCCAGAACATCCAGGAGATATATTCGTCAACACAACAGTGGAAGTGTTGCCTTTTAAG AGTGAAGAGTTGGTATTAAGCAAAGAAACCAAAGAGAAACGATTGGATGATGGGTATTTCAGAATAG GCAAATTTGAAAATGGAATGGCAGAGGGAACAGTTGATCCCAGTCTAAATCCAATTGCAGCTGTCCGGCTTCTAGTAATACAGAACTCATCTGTCTGGGCAATTCTAAATGAG ATTCATATTAAAAAGCTTCCCAACTGA
- the MGAT4A gene encoding alpha-1,3-mannosyl-glycoprotein 4-beta-N-acetylglucosaminyltransferase A isoform X2: MRLRNGTVATALIFITSFLSLSWYTAWQNGKEKLIAYQREFHALKERLRVAEHRTLQRSSELNAILEQFRRAVAETNGSKDALSSVSDETLKLLKELTSRKALQVPNIYYHLPHLLKNEGSLRPSVQVGLGRTGVSIVMGIPTVKRKVKSYLTETLHSLIDKLSPEEKLDCVMVVFIGETDLDYVNGVVASLEKEFSKEISSGLVEVIAPPASYYPDLTNLKETFGDSKERVRWRTKQNLDYCFLMMYAQKKGVYYIQLEDDIVVKQNYFSTIKNFALQLSSEDWMILEFSQLGFIGKMFQSPDITLIVEFIFMFYKEKPIDWLLDHILWVKVCNPEKDAKHCDRQKSNLRIRFRPSLFQHVGLHSSLAGKIQKLTDKDFLKPLLHKIHVNPPAEVSTTLKVYQGHALEKAYMGEDFFWAVTPVAGDYILFKFDKPVNVERFLFHSGNPEHPGDIFVNTTVEVLPFKSEELVLSKETKEKRLDDGYFRIGKFENGMAEGTVDPSLNPIAAVRLLVIQNSSVWAILNEIHIKKLPN; the protein is encoded by the exons AAAAGCTGATTGCTTATCAAAGGGAATTTCATGCTTTGAAAGAACGTCTTCGCGTAGCTGAGCACCGAACCCTGCAGCGTTCTTCCGAATTAAATGCCATCTTGGAGCAGTTCAGACGGGCAGTCGCAGAAACAAATGGAAGTAAGGATGCACTGAGCAGTGTTTCAG ACGAAACGTTAAAACTGCTAAAGGAGTTAACAAGCAGGAAAGCTCTTCAAGTGCCAAATATATATTACCACTTGCCTCATTTATTGAAAAATGAAGGAAGCCTTCGACCTTCAGTGCAGGTTGGCCTTGGAAGAACCGGAG TTTCTATAGTAATGGGAATTCCGACCGTAAAGAGAAAAGTAAAATCTTACCTTACAGAAACTCTTCACTCACTGATTGACAAGCTGTCTCCAGAAGAGAAACTAGACTGTGTTATGGTTGTCTTCATAGGAGAG aCAGATCTTGATTATGTAAATGGCGTTGTAGCAAGCCTAGAAAAGGA GTTTTCTAAAGAAATCAGTTCTGGCTTGGTGGAAGTAATAGCTCCACCTGCATCCTACTATCCTGACTTGACAAACCTAAAAGAGACGTTTggagactcaaaagaaagagtcAG ATGGCGGACAAAGCAGAATCTGGATTATTGTTTCCTTATGATGTATGCACAGAAAAAGGGTGTTTACTACATTCAg CTTGAGGATGACATTGTTGTCAAGCAGAATTACTTCAGCACAATAAAAAATTTTGCGCTTCAGTTGTCATCCGAAGATTGGATGATTCTTGAATTTTCTCAGCTGGGATTCATTG GTAAAATGTTTCAGTCTCCAGATATTACACTCATTGTAGAGTTCATATTTATGTTTTATAAAGAGAAACCTATTGACTGGCTCTTGGATCACATTCTTTGGGTGAAAGTTTGCAACCCCGAGAAAGATGCA AAACATTGCGATAGACAAAAATCAAATCTCAGAATACGCTTCAGGCCTTCACTTTTCCAGCATGTGGGGCTGCACTCCTCCCTAGCAGGAAAGATACAGAAACTTACA GATAAAGACTTCCTGAAACCATTATTGCATAAAATTCATGTCAATCCACCTGCAGAGGTTTCTACAACTTTGAAGGTCTATCAGGGTCATGCTCTTGAAAAAGCCTACATGGGTGAAGATTTCTTTTGGGCTGttacaccagttgctggagattaTATCCTCTTTAAATTTGACAAGCCTGTCAATGTGGAAAG ATTCCTGTTCCATAGCGGCAACCCAGAACATCCAGGAGATATATTCGTCAACACAACAGTGGAAGTGTTGCCTTTTAAG AGTGAAGAGTTGGTATTAAGCAAAGAAACCAAAGAGAAACGATTGGATGATGGGTATTTCAGAATAG GCAAATTTGAAAATGGAATGGCAGAGGGAACAGTTGATCCCAGTCTAAATCCAATTGCAGCTGTCCGGCTTCTAGTAATACAGAACTCATCTGTCTGGGCAATTCTAAATGAG ATTCATATTAAAAAGCTTCCCAACTGA
- the MGAT4A gene encoding alpha-1,3-mannosyl-glycoprotein 4-beta-N-acetylglucosaminyltransferase A isoform X1, translating to MRLRNGTVATALIFITSFLSLSWYTAWQNGKEKLIAYQREFHALKERLRVAEHRTLQRSSELNAILEQFRRAVAETNGSKDALSSVSDETLKLLKELTSRKALQVPNIYYHLPHLLKNEGSLRPSVQVGLGRTGVSIVMGIPTVKRKVKSYLTETLHSLIDKLSPEEKLDCVMVVFIGETDLDYVNGVVASLEKEFSKEISSGLVEVIAPPASYYPDLTNLKETFGDSKERVRWRTKQNLDYCFLMMYAQKKGVYYIQLEDDIVVKQNYFSTIKNFALQLSSEDWMILEFSQLGFIGKMFQSPDITLIVEFIFMFYKEKPIDWLLDHILWVKVCNPEKDAKHCDRQKSNLRIRFRPSLFQHVGLHSSLAGKIQKLTDKDFLKPLLHKIHVNPPAEVSTTLKVYQGHALEKAYMGEDFFWAVTPVAGDYILFKFDKPVNVERFLFHSGNPEHPGDIFVNTTVEVLPFKSEELVLSKETKEKRLDDGYFRIGKFENGMAEGTVDPSLNPIAAVRLLVIQNSSVWAILNEVRFQQKCLV from the exons AAAAGCTGATTGCTTATCAAAGGGAATTTCATGCTTTGAAAGAACGTCTTCGCGTAGCTGAGCACCGAACCCTGCAGCGTTCTTCCGAATTAAATGCCATCTTGGAGCAGTTCAGACGGGCAGTCGCAGAAACAAATGGAAGTAAGGATGCACTGAGCAGTGTTTCAG ACGAAACGTTAAAACTGCTAAAGGAGTTAACAAGCAGGAAAGCTCTTCAAGTGCCAAATATATATTACCACTTGCCTCATTTATTGAAAAATGAAGGAAGCCTTCGACCTTCAGTGCAGGTTGGCCTTGGAAGAACCGGAG TTTCTATAGTAATGGGAATTCCGACCGTAAAGAGAAAAGTAAAATCTTACCTTACAGAAACTCTTCACTCACTGATTGACAAGCTGTCTCCAGAAGAGAAACTAGACTGTGTTATGGTTGTCTTCATAGGAGAG aCAGATCTTGATTATGTAAATGGCGTTGTAGCAAGCCTAGAAAAGGA GTTTTCTAAAGAAATCAGTTCTGGCTTGGTGGAAGTAATAGCTCCACCTGCATCCTACTATCCTGACTTGACAAACCTAAAAGAGACGTTTggagactcaaaagaaagagtcAG ATGGCGGACAAAGCAGAATCTGGATTATTGTTTCCTTATGATGTATGCACAGAAAAAGGGTGTTTACTACATTCAg CTTGAGGATGACATTGTTGTCAAGCAGAATTACTTCAGCACAATAAAAAATTTTGCGCTTCAGTTGTCATCCGAAGATTGGATGATTCTTGAATTTTCTCAGCTGGGATTCATTG GTAAAATGTTTCAGTCTCCAGATATTACACTCATTGTAGAGTTCATATTTATGTTTTATAAAGAGAAACCTATTGACTGGCTCTTGGATCACATTCTTTGGGTGAAAGTTTGCAACCCCGAGAAAGATGCA AAACATTGCGATAGACAAAAATCAAATCTCAGAATACGCTTCAGGCCTTCACTTTTCCAGCATGTGGGGCTGCACTCCTCCCTAGCAGGAAAGATACAGAAACTTACA GATAAAGACTTCCTGAAACCATTATTGCATAAAATTCATGTCAATCCACCTGCAGAGGTTTCTACAACTTTGAAGGTCTATCAGGGTCATGCTCTTGAAAAAGCCTACATGGGTGAAGATTTCTTTTGGGCTGttacaccagttgctggagattaTATCCTCTTTAAATTTGACAAGCCTGTCAATGTGGAAAG ATTCCTGTTCCATAGCGGCAACCCAGAACATCCAGGAGATATATTCGTCAACACAACAGTGGAAGTGTTGCCTTTTAAG AGTGAAGAGTTGGTATTAAGCAAAGAAACCAAAGAGAAACGATTGGATGATGGGTATTTCAGAATAG GCAAATTTGAAAATGGAATGGCAGAGGGAACAGTTGATCCCAGTCTAAATCCAATTGCAGCTGTCCGGCTTCTAGTAATACAGAACTCATCTGTCTGGGCAATTCTAAATGAGGTAAGATTTCAACAGAAATGCCTTGTATGA